aaaaaaaaaagtgcttttaacAACAACAGTTTCATCGGTTCCCTGACCTTTTGATATTAAGGATGCAATCATTCTTCTGACAGATTGATACAGAAAACATTcagaaaactaaaaacaaacaaaaacactacatTGTAGTGAATTGCAATAAGAAATGCTCAGCATGATTGCATGCCTCAGTAATGGGTGCTTTGACTCTTTAAAGCTGTAACCAAGCGTCTTGACCACATTATCACAAGCCCCTGGTCATTTGGCTTTGGATGGTAGTttccacctcagcagtgtcttcagagtCACAGTGTGTCAGTCCTGAAGGGAACCAAACAGTTTTGTAATGACAGGAAATACGGCGTTGAAGGGCTGGAGAGAAATTCTCTCCCTCCATAAAAAAACCTAGGAAGTGCCGCTGTAAGAGACTACCTGAAAGTTAGCAAGACATGCAAAATGAGAACTTTCTCCAACCTAGTGGGGTACTAAAAAAAAAGGATCCTACAAGTTTACATGCCTCTCTCAAAACTACACATGTCAAATCTACATCTAACAAAAGGAATTATGTAATTAGCTCTAACCCTTTGACAAAATAGGCCATATTTTCGCTCTTAATACTGAGGtcttaattaactcctatttcttttaaagaggtaaaacgtctgttaattttacaaaactaagaaccaaacaactaagtaatatgatccaagttctcttcagcactctcaaggtgtttgtttctcattttgtttaacatttacatgttttttttttctccttttaaaaaataaaagttaattaaagactggaggtaacgctttgaaaatatggcccattcTTTTTTAATATAGGCGTTGCTTTTTGCTCATGATATGGTGGCACAGAAGGACTATGAACCAATCCTGCTGCCCCTGCCTGACAACCTATCGGATGAGGAGGAGGCGATGAGGATCATGTGCCTGGTGAAGAACAAACAGACGCTAGTAAGGAGGAACACACCCTACATTCTCTTCACACCTCAGAGTACAATGACAATTAATTTTATATTGTGCAGGGTACTGCACTGGGGGTCTGAAGAGGATATTAAGACTCACTCTGTGATACTGGTCAAGAGGACGTGTTCCAGAGGGTCTGTTCCACTCAGATCAGAAACTGTGCCAAAGAAGCTTCATCCCACTGTAAAAGGAAGTTTTTGTTCGGTCATTTATGTGCATGTTTCCATATGTCACACTCCACCCTACCAAACAAATCTTATTTCCTGGTTACCGATAGCTTGAGGGAGCGTGAGTATGTATGCATTATGTTACGTCAAGAGGGAAACTAATATTGGATTGTTGTTACATGTATAAAAAGTGTGTGATGCAAATCTTCCTGCCATTATTGAATAACAGTTATTTACCTCGTGGCTGTTGGGGGGCCTGTGTTTGTCTCAGCCTGGTTCCCAATGGACAAATGTCATAATTGGTGCCAATTGGTGTCTCTCTTACAAAGAAAAACTTCAGTGGCATTAAGAAGAGGTTGGATGACCTGAAGAGAAGGACCAAAGAGAAGCTGGCCAGAAAGCCAGCAGGAAGGAGCAGCAGAGAGGCTGCGTTCTTCTCCGTCCCGACCATGAGCTCCCGAAGACAGGCAGCCGGACTGGGGGAGGATGGGATGAACCTGTCAGCCCCTTCTCTTCACACCTCTGTGTTGATGGGTAAGACCTGGATTTCCCAATGCAGAATAAAGGAACATATCaaattacagaaagtgtgattgTAACATAATTTGTTATGCCTTATCATATCAGCACACATTAAAATATAGGTTTTAGACCAGGAATTAACAAGGTTTTATAAATCACAGTATATGGTACGTGTCAATTGTATGTGTGTAATTACCATGTTGTTATTTCATGTAACTTACTGCACTACGTACATGTTAATGTTTTCTTGTCTGCTTTTTTTTAGATTACATAGCTGCAGAAAGTGCCAGCAACACAGAGGCAGGACCTTTCTCCAGTCAACCCAGAGAGAAACTGGAAATTTTGAGCTTGCGTTCCCTTGAAGTTCCAGCCTCCTCCTCCACACGGTTCTTTCAGAACACTGTCCCAACTGAGTTGCCTTACATTAGCCGGCGCCCTCAGACGGTCCCTTCCAGGCCTCTGCTCTATTCAAAGCGGGATACAAAGCTGCTGGGGACTCACCGGACGCAGGCGCTATCAGACCAGGAGAGCCTTGAAGAGCTCAGGTCCACCATGAAGTCTGTGGCCAGCACCGTGGACAAAACCTCGCGTGACGTCCAGCTGCTTGGAGAGATGGTCGTGGCTGCCACCGAGTTGATGTCAGAGACCATGCAGGAGAACACCCAGACCTTGAACCTGTTGATGAACGTGTTAGAGAGGATACAGGGCCTCCTTTTGTCTCCGAAATCGCCTCAGTCTGCACGCTCCGACCTGTCTGCTAGGTCTGCCGCCGGTTCTTTCAGCGAGTTCATGGAAGGGGTCTCGTGTCACCCACCAACGGCACTTCCCTCCTCATTGGAGGACCGGCCTGAGCAATGCTGCTTGGCAGTGGCTGGGACCACTCCTCCCAATGGAACGCAGAGGTCTGGTGCAGAGCAGAGGAGGGCTGgcttattagtaaaaaaaaagaaaatattagttCTTGGCTGCTAGTTTTTCTTCCACAGGCAGACAGAATCATCAGCCTTCTCTATTCAAAAAGGTGGGCGTTGATCAGTGTGATGGgcagttttttgggtttttttttactgtacagtgcttcctcattttttcactgttttatcTTGAAGTGAATTAGATAAGGGCCCTTATTCAGCACAGTGCATATACAATTTACTTTCAACATGGCCCAACCAACATTTTACCAAATTGGTGATTTTCTTCGAATTGTGGAAAAAAAGAGGAAGCACTATCTAttgcctttattttttaatttgggaGCCTATTCAATCCTTGGTCCATCCCATAATATCACAGTGAAATCTTTCCCTTGAGTGTGTGGTACAGTATGTGTATCCAAATAGCCTTGTCTCCATGATTTCTCAAATATGCAGAGTCCTCCTGAATCATTTCTTAACAGCTTTTGAAAGGGTACAATCTAGTAACATGTAAAGCCTTAGAAAACAGCACTGAGTTTTATAATACTACAGTTTAAAGTGGAAAACGTAAacatgcaaaataattgcctttgCTGTTTAACTTTTTTAATGCCACTGTGAGTAGAAAGCTACTCCTGTATATGTCCTGCGGTGCCACAGTAGTAGTTATTGTAGAGGCAAACACTTGAGGGTTTGTGGCGGTGACCAGGGAGCTGCCCTTGGTATGATCAGCTTTTGCATGTTTATCATGCTTTATCTGGCAGAGTCTGACCTACTTTTGCAGGCCTACTGCATAGCTAAGAATGCACCACATACCTTTATACCGGTATATTAGTATAACACCACAAGAGGGCAACGTGGAGTTTCTAGCTTCTGTCCTCAAATGGTGAGCTTGTATTCAGCACCAAAAATGCAGCTGTTTCTGTAACACTGGCATATGTGACCATTTTACATATTACTGGTAAGCCAATTCATTTCTAGGATGGCATTCCACGTGCACAAAGTTTTATAGTGTCGGACAAGGAAGTCCCCCAGGTTTTAAAcagattattaaataattaactgGTTACATTTGTtcatttaagtaatttaggggaccGGAATTATTGAGTAGTGAAATGGAGCAAAAGATTCGTTTATCACAAGCATGGCCTCATTATTGTACatcatttgaagatattttaaaacacaaattaaacactgcttaatattttttttatttattattattatgagtaaaTATGCATTCACAGCATAAGTTGTCAATTAAAGTCTACAGTTTGTGGGATCCCATTCATGTTAATGGATGGAAATATCAAGGATAAAAAACACAATGAGGGTCACTTGTTATTTATTGCAAAAGAGCAAATCACAACCATCCTGACCT
The Acipenser ruthenus chromosome 10, fAciRut3.2 maternal haplotype, whole genome shotgun sequence DNA segment above includes these coding regions:
- the LOC131738178 gene encoding uncharacterized protein LOC131738178; this encodes MIRPIEVETLAPTALNENGLAMMVEKVRLSISRDINGADLLFSLLKAPWLQSLLKVYTCLQQYLTRSPTPFLPSASALSQEVISDLRTASPFPEVKELHRLLRNPHMQALLFAHDMVAQKDYEPILLPLPDNLSDEEEAMRIMCLVKNKQTLKNFSGIKKRLDDLKRRTKEKLARKPAGRSSREAAFFSVPTMSSRRQAAGLGEDGMNLSAPSLHTSVLMDYIAAESASNTEAGPFSSQPREKLEILSLRSLEVPASSSTRFFQNTVPTELPYISRRPQTVPSRPLLYSKRDTKLLGTHRTQALSDQESLEELRSTMKSVASTVDKTSRDVQLLGEMVVAATELMSETMQENTQTLNLLMNVLERIQGLLLSPKSPQSARSDLSARSAAGSFSEFMEGVSCHPPTALPSSLEDRPEQCCLAVAGTTPPNGTQRSGAEQRRAGLLVKKKKILVLGC